The segment AGAATCATCCGCAAATTGAGAGTATCCTTCTTCCAATTTCCCTTGAAATTCGTTTTTTAATTTTCCTTGGGGAGAAAGGTGGAGGTAATAAACTCCTAAAAACCGGATCTCTCCCGGTTTTCCTTCCAATGGCAAAGCGGATTGTGATTCATTTGGGTTCAAATTGGCATGAAACTTAAGAACACAGTTATTTCCGCAAACCTCGGTCCATCCGATTTCGGAAAGTATGTAACTTTGTTTCGATTTACCAAGAAGCACATGATAGGAATCCAATGCAGTGGATGGAAAAGCGAAATTCGTATCTACTAAGTTAGTGGGGGATGAAAAAACCAGATCTTTGCCGTGAAGCGGAAAAGGGTGCTCTGAGATAAGGTTTTTTCTGACTTTGAAGATCGCAAAACCGTAAACAGTCTGAGTTTGTACCTCTGCTTCCGATCCGGGGTCGGGGAGACGGAGAGCAGAGGTTTTGCAATAGGATAGGGAAACAAAACAAAACACCAAAAGAAGGAAAAAGAGTTTAGATGAAGTTTTCATATAAAACCTCCTTTTTCAGTGTAATCCAAAGAAAGAATTTTGAAATCTTATTCTTTCCGAAGCTTCCTTATATCTTCCAAACTGGGCAATTCCTTGGACGAAAATCGAATTTCTCCGTTTGTATTGAGAATATAATATCTGGGAAGCTCTCCTGATTTCAATTCTGCAAATCTGTCGTCCGAGATCAGATTCTGAAATTCGGAATGGGAAGGATTGATGTTGAGAAGTACATATCCGGCCAAATCCAATTTTCCTTCTCCGCATTCCAATCCTCTTAGAGCGTCGCAGCGGTGTTTTGTAACGGAAAGTAGGATTGTTTTTCCTTCCCGGGAGGCTTGCGCGAACGCAAAAGAACGATTATGCCCCCAGTAGATCTCCTCACTTGTCATTTGGTTTAATTTTACATAACCGTAAACAAGTAGTAAGATGAAGAGAGGCATACAGAGAAAGCCTACAAGATAAAAAATTTTAGAGTATTGTTTCATTTTTTTTCAACTTTGTTGGGGATTATCCGAGAGAATAGTCATAATGATAGGGAAAATTAATTTATTTTTTGTGCAGAACAAAAAAATTTTCTTTACCCTTGCGCCAAGCTGAATTTATGGTCAAGGTCATTCGTAATTTATACCACAGGAGGTTTTAGACGAAGAAAAGATGAAAGCATTGGGACAACACGTAATAGCAGAACTTTATGAGTGCGATCCGGAAATGATCAACAACCACGAACTCGTTGAAACTATTATGCTAGAAGCAGCAGAAGTTTCAGGAGCAACAGTTGTGAACTCCACTTTCCACCAATTTAACCCGTACGGCGTTAGTGGGTGCGTTGTGATTAGTGAATCACATTTCACCATACATACATGGCCCGAATACGGATATGCTGCTATCGATGTTTTTACCTGCGGTGATCTGATCGACAACAACAAGGCTCTTTTGTACATGAAAGAGAAGTTTGCATCGAAATCTATTTCGGTGGTCGAGATGAAGCGCGGACTGCTCAACTTACCCGTTGAACAAATCCGAGTAAAGCCAGTCGGAGCGTAATGCAAGACCAGGTAAATGTCGAAGAGGAACCTCCAGGGCGATCCGCCTACGGAAAAGAGTTCTTCTGCTCCCTTCCTCAAAAAACTAACCAGATCGTCTCTGGAACTTCTGCAGACGTTACTTTCGTAACATCTAAGAGTTCAGACACCTTCGTGGAGGCCAATTCACTCGGTCTCTCTGGGGCTAATTTGCGTTTCAACGCGCAAGATTTCACTGCTTCCTCCAACCTAGGGGTTTTTTCCTACGACCTCGTCGGATGCGTGAATTCAAATTTAACAAATTTGCTACTGGAGGTTTCACACAGTGAAACTTAAATCAAGAAACCAAGTTGTGAATCGGTTTTCCTATCTTCACAAAGATCTGGAAGTATTCGAAGATGAGGCAGGCAAGGCTGTTGTCCAAACAAATGCTTCTATCAAAAAAGGCGAAACAGTCGCTGTATTTGGTGGAAAAGTTGTACCAAGCTCTGCACTTTCTAGTCTAGGCCAAGAAGTATTCGCACTTCCCATTTCCGAGAATTTATTTCTCGTAAATCCAATTCATGATGACGGTCCGGATGCAGTGCATCTCATCCGTCATAGTTCCGAACCAAACTGCGGATTCCAAGGGCAAATCGAATTGATTGCTCTTCGGGACATCCAAGCCGGTGAGGAAGTCACATACGACTCCTATATGTTAAATGGTGCCGTATTGAAGCAAGCTGATGATTTTGCAGAATCCATTCGTAAAAGATACAATGGAAATTTTGCGAACTTCATCCAACGTCAAATTGACGAAGACTCCAATCTCAGAGTTTTCCCTATGTTCCAAGAAGGTGCTTGGGGACTACTTACTTCTCTTGATGTAACTGATTGCAGCGGTGCTTTGATCCGTGATGCAGATGCCATCAAAAGATACGTGGTGGAACTTTGTGAGCTCATTGATATGAAACGATTTGGGGAAACTCACGTAGTTCATTTCGGAGAAGACGAAAGAGTGGCCGGTTACTCCATGTTTCAATTGATTGAAACATCTTGTATCTCCGCTCACTTTGCAAATGATACAAACGTAGCTTATATCGATATCTTTTCCTGCAAAGGATACGATCCGAAAGTAGC is part of the Leptospira kobayashii genome and harbors:
- the speD gene encoding adenosylmethionine decarboxylase encodes the protein MKALGQHVIAELYECDPEMINNHELVETIMLEAAEVSGATVVNSTFHQFNPYGVSGCVVISESHFTIHTWPEYGYAAIDVFTCGDLIDNNKALLYMKEKFASKSISVVEMKRGLLNLPVEQIRVKPVGA
- a CDS encoding S-adenosylmethionine decarboxylase; the protein is MCYWRFHTVKLKSRNQVVNRFSYLHKDLEVFEDEAGKAVVQTNASIKKGETVAVFGGKVVPSSALSSLGQEVFALPISENLFLVNPIHDDGPDAVHLIRHSSEPNCGFQGQIELIALRDIQAGEEVTYDSYMLNGAVLKQADDFAESIRKRYNGNFANFIQRQIDEDSNLRVFPMFQEGAWGLLTSLDVTDCSGALIRDADAIKRYVVELCELIDMKRFGETHVVHFGEDERVAGYSMFQLIETSCISAHFANDTNVAYIDIFSCKGYDPKVAAEFTRKFFEGKGMRINVCNRF